In the genome of Parus major isolate Abel chromosome 2, Parus_major1.1, whole genome shotgun sequence, one region contains:
- the ZNF830 gene encoding zinc finger protein 830, protein MAATGAGAGRKQVRQEELRRLMREKQRQNAGKKRIDSPFAKYNSLGHLSCSLCNAPVKGELLWQTHVLGKQHRERVAELKGTKQTATGSAAGTSSQPVKRKTVETENTDLKRVKGTDAKPHTSASGLPADFFDEAQQDSASVQLSKGPGPSLLSGNYDDEDDDEEEEQEQSNKSSVVHKTEIPPPTQEVIANSLPADFFDTKTPAAPIVSHSGSIQKAEIQEKVVERKENTAEALPEGFFDDPEVDAKVRKVDAPKDQMDKEWDEFQKAMRQVNTISEAIVAEDDEEGRLDRQIGEIDEQIECYRRVELLRNRQDEMKEKLKEAMRLRAAQEKEEEDVGSEDEEELQDLLSQDWRVKGALL, encoded by the exons ATGGCGGCGAccggggcgggcgcggggcggaAGCAGGTGCGGCAGGAGGAGCTGCGGCGCCTCATGAGGGAGAAGCAGCGCCAGAACGCGGGCAAGAAGCGCATCGACTCGCCCTTCGCCAA GTACAACAGCCTGGGGcacctgagctgctccctgtgcaaCGCGCCCGTCaagggagagctgctgtggcagacCCACGTCCTGGGCAAGCAGCACCGGGAG agAGTTGCAGAATTAAAAGGCACAAAGCAGACGGCCActggctcagctgctggcaCATCATCTCAACCTgtcaagagaaaaacagttgagacagaaaatacagacCTAAAGAGAGTAAAAG GTACAGACGCAAAGCCTCACACATCTGCATCGGG GCTGCCAGCAGATTTTTTTGATGAAGCACAGCAAGACAGCGCCAGTGTACAGCTTTCCAAGGGCCCAGGTCCCAGTTTATTGTCAGGGAATTACGATGACgaagatgatgatgaagaggaggaacaAGAACAATCAAACAAATCTTCTGTTGTgcataaaactgaaattccaCCTCCAACTCAAGAAGTAATAGCTAATTCTCTGCCTGCAG ACTTTTTTGACACCAAAACTCCAGCTGCTCCTATAGTTTCCCATTCAGGATCCATACAGAAAGCAGAGATACAAGAGAAGGTAGTCGAAAG gaaagaaaacactgctgaagCTTTGCCAGAAGGTTTCTTTGATGATCCTGAAGTGGATGCAAAA GTGAGGAAAGTTGATGCTCCAAAGGATCAGATGGACAAAGAATGGGATGAATTTCAAAAGGCAATGCGACAGGTCAACACA ATTTCAGAAGCAATAGTGGCAGAAGATGATGAGGAGGGACGACTAGATCGCCAGATTGGAGAAATTGATGAGCAGAT TGAATGCTACCGCCGTGTCGAGCTTCTGCGGAACCGCCAGGATGAGATGAAGGAGAAGTTAAAGGAAGCCATGAGATTAAGAGCGGCAcaagagaaagaggaggaggatgttgGTAGTGAAGACGAAGAAGAACTGCAGGATTTGCTGTCACAAGACTGGCGGGTGAAAGGGGCTTTGTTGTAG